The genomic window TGGTGTGATTCAAAGACAAATCGGCGTAATTCCGTTTACGGTCTGGATCGTGCCAAATATCAAACGGCGTGAACAGCTTTTAAGATATATCCATGAGGCTATTCCAAAGGCTGAAATGCTTTTCAGAGTAATAACCTTAGATGAATTAGAAATGCTGATTGCTGGAGCTGAAAAAAAGGAGGCTGATGACAAACAAAACCTATAAAAAGCACTCAACCAAAGTAGTTAAGGACGGTAAAAAAACATATATTATCAATTCATTTTTAGAAGATGATTCAAATAGAAGCATTGCTAATATACTGTTTACTTTAATGCTAAGAGAGCTTGAAAAAGATAAATAAATAACAATGAAACTTACGGCTACTGCTATAAATCAGACCTCAAAAATGGTATAATAGTAGGTAGCCGTAGGGTTTTCATGAGTTCTTCGAAAGGAGAAAAACATCATGAATTTAGACACCTTACAACGTACATTGACAACTCAAAATCATAATCTTTCTAGGAGAAATAAGGGCAAGCAAGAAATAACTGTGCTTTATGTTCGATTATCACAGGACGACGGAACAAACGGCGATAGCGATTCAATTACTAATCAAAAAGCCATGCTAGAAAAGTTTGCTCGTGAGAATAAACTTTATAACACACGCTTTTTCGTAGATGATGGCTATACAGGAACAAACTTTAATCGCCCAGGCTTTCAAGAAGCGTTAGAACTTGTGAATAGTGGCGAGGTAAAGAACTTTATTGTCAAAGACCTTTCAAGGTTTGGGCGCAATTATGCCGAGGTAGCACTTTACACGGAAATTCTATTTCCAAAGCTAGATATTCGCTTTATTGCAGTCAATGACGGTGTAGATTCTGAAACCCAAGATTCTAACGAAATTGATTTTGCACCATTTAGAAACGTCTTCAATGAATTTTACGCTAAGGACACAAGCAAGAAAATTCGTGCCGTAAAACGTGCAAAAGGTTTAGCTGGCGAACGTCTTTCAAGTCATGCGCCATTTGGCTACAGAAAAGACCCGAATAACAAGAATCATCTTCTAGTAGATGAAGAAGCTGCTAAAGTCGTGCGAAAAATATTTAATTACTGTATAAATGGTTTTGGACCATTGCAAATCGCTAAGAAACTAGAGAAAGAACGAATCCCAACCACAATGGAATATAAGAATAAAATTGAGAATCCTACCTGTATTTGGCATTCCAAAGCGGTTGTTTGGATTTTAGAACGCCCCGACTATTTAGGGCATACTGTGAATTTTAAAACAACCACTAAATCATATCGGGACA from Enterococcus sp. 9E7_DIV0242 includes these protein-coding regions:
- a CDS encoding recombinase family protein, which gives rise to MNLDTLQRTLTTQNHNLSRRNKGKQEITVLYVRLSQDDGTNGDSDSITNQKAMLEKFARENKLYNTRFFVDDGYTGTNFNRPGFQEALELVNSGEVKNFIVKDLSRFGRNYAEVALYTEILFPKLDIRFIAVNDGVDSETQDSNEIDFAPFRNVFNEFYAKDTSKKIRAVKRAKGLAGERLSSHAPFGYRKDPNNKNHLLVDEEAAKVVRKIFNYCINGFGPLQIAKKLEKERIPTTMEYKNKIENPTCIWHSKAVVWILERPDYLGHTVNFKTTTKSYRDKRKIQNNPKDWAVFKNTHEPIIDQATFDLVQKMRQKRRRNTKSNRVGLFSGLVYCADCKNRHYFNTGKSVSPNQERYTCSGFPSRFIDCDNAHYIREMKLTEIVLNDVNDKINFLKQHEKQFTESLAKRAKTDQQKELKKAEKRVIEAKKRANELDNIIKRLYEDNVLGKLSDERFTILSKDYEFEQSELKQEIDELEIRLSKQKEDVKNVQKFLEIVRKYTTLESLTPSIVNELIDRIEIHKPDKSTGKRIQQIDIYYRFVGKLDEI